The following proteins come from a genomic window of Bacteroidota bacterium:
- a CDS encoding peptide chain release factor H: MHEQLIQITSGKGPAECERVVYLLARVFMREATKAGLTCELIEEIPGKESRTLLSALIGVSGQNTAAFCDSWEGPVQWVAQSPFRPTHKRKNWFAGITVFAPLPAATWRDSDITYETLRSSGPGGQHVNKTESAVRAVHKPTGISVTATDERSQHLNKKAAGERLKAKLAVMEGEKIMMHQQAQWMSHQQLERGNAVKVFRETL; encoded by the coding sequence ATGCATGAACAGCTTATACAAATTACCTCCGGCAAAGGCCCTGCCGAATGCGAGCGTGTGGTGTATCTGCTTGCACGTGTGTTTATGCGCGAGGCGACAAAAGCCGGCTTAACCTGCGAACTGATCGAAGAAATACCCGGCAAGGAAAGCCGCACCCTGCTTTCGGCGCTGATTGGTGTAAGCGGACAAAACACCGCCGCTTTTTGCGACTCATGGGAAGGACCGGTACAGTGGGTTGCGCAAAGCCCGTTTCGCCCTACGCATAAACGCAAAAACTGGTTTGCCGGTATTACAGTATTTGCCCCTTTGCCTGCTGCCACCTGGCGCGACAGCGATATAACTTACGAAACCCTCCGTAGCTCAGGCCCTGGCGGCCAGCATGTAAATAAAACAGAGTCGGCTGTGCGCGCCGTACATAAGCCCACGGGCATAAGTGTAACCGCAACCGACGAGCGTTCGCAGCACCTCAACAAAAAAGCTGCTGGCGAACGGCTGAAGGCAAAGCTAGCTGTAATGGAAGGCGAGAAAATAATGATGCACCAGCAGGCACAGTGGATGAGTCATCAACAGCTTGAGCGGGGTAATGCGGTGAAAGTGTTTCGGGAAACGTTGTAG
- a CDS encoding TIR domain-containing protein produces MTTKVFISYYFGDASFKGEVVKWLNEAGIAHISTDKNDLRPDGAPAVKKAIGDQLASCTHLLVLVGNDTHNRPRVNYEVSVSNNKSRGWVRLPNRTGAAPEEVRNMFPIEFSKHAILSWLRQ; encoded by the coding sequence ATGACTACAAAAGTATTTATCAGCTACTATTTTGGCGACGCTTCATTCAAAGGTGAAGTTGTGAAATGGCTTAACGAGGCAGGAATTGCACATATTTCCACAGATAAAAATGATCTCCGCCCTGATGGAGCTCCTGCAGTAAAAAAAGCAATTGGCGATCAACTTGCCTCCTGCACACATTTGCTCGTACTCGTTGGTAATGATACGCACAACCGCCCAAGGGTGAATTATGAAGTATCGGTTTCAAACAACAAATCACGAGGCTGGGTTCGTCTTCCAAACAGAACCGGTGCAGCTCCGGAAGAGGTGCGAAACATGTTTCCCATAGAGTTCAGTAAACACGCAATTCTTAGCTGGCTGAGACAATAA